In Pseudomonas poae, a single genomic region encodes these proteins:
- the tssI gene encoding type VI secretion system tip protein VgrG, translating into MPRQSDLRYTFEPLRGDPFEVVSFTLQEGLSQPFKLELELVSHHQAIDFYRMLDLAAVFTIWRDDTPVRYVHGLVSLFQQGDTGFRRTRYTAIVEPTLKRFDLRSNWRIFQGQTVPDIITSMLAEQKLTDIRSEICFEHQPREYCVQAGETDLDFIARLAAEEGLLYTFEHRVDGHTLILTDRVGGLGTIGTHTDCPVIYQPMGGGDSKEPALNRFHYTEQVRTAVQVQRDYTFTHPRYSQQHTATGDQDLNNQHKDYERYDYPGRYKRDIAGKPFTKTRLAALRNDAKLAHLEGDDERLQPGLAFDLNEHPREDFNDRWRTIAIRHEGKQHTSLQEESFGSGLGTSYSLKASAIRWTSDWKAPLRDKPCIDGPQMATVVGPPGEEIYCDEWGRVKVQFPWDRSDKNNDQSSCWIRVAQGWAGATWGAMAVPRVNQELIISFLDGDPDQPIATGRTYRQTNLPPYELPKHKTRMTIKSRTHKGDGFNELRFEDELGHQEVFIHAEKDKNVHIKNNNTHYVGNDRSEKVEHDEQVEIGRNRSKRVGNDEHIAIVQDQHLQLGRDRIETLGRNHRTSIGGDRVEEIANNRHDKIAADHNIQIGGSAEQSVQNRYSLCAGQRIEQKTTVFDVSSGERIVLRAPGGSITIDSDGITLDGLTIKIKGPVTTDAIGMGNPLGSPPSPAAPLGAFLGRYTLLKNDQRAFAGYRYRITDGATLLSEGLTCPQGATDWTVTEASRPVQAHKAIMRDDQRITETWQPYLMAFDDETPPVETKVIFPDDFLAHYSEGLD; encoded by the coding sequence ATGCCCCGTCAAAGCGACCTGCGTTACACCTTCGAACCGCTACGGGGCGATCCCTTCGAAGTGGTCTCATTTACCCTTCAGGAAGGCCTATCCCAACCGTTCAAACTGGAACTCGAACTCGTCAGCCATCACCAGGCCATCGACTTCTACCGCATGCTCGACCTGGCGGCAGTGTTCACGATCTGGCGCGATGACACCCCGGTTCGCTACGTCCACGGTTTGGTCAGCCTGTTCCAGCAAGGTGACACCGGCTTTCGCCGCACTCGCTACACCGCCATAGTTGAACCGACTCTGAAACGTTTCGACCTGCGCTCCAACTGGCGCATCTTCCAGGGCCAGACCGTGCCCGACATCATCACCAGCATGCTGGCCGAGCAAAAGCTGACTGACATCCGCAGCGAGATCTGCTTCGAGCATCAGCCTCGCGAATACTGCGTACAGGCCGGCGAAACCGACCTCGACTTCATCGCCCGCCTCGCCGCCGAGGAAGGCCTGCTCTACACCTTCGAACACCGCGTCGACGGCCACACCCTCATCCTCACCGACCGCGTCGGCGGCCTCGGCACCATCGGCACCCACACCGATTGCCCGGTGATCTACCAGCCCATGGGTGGCGGCGACTCCAAGGAACCGGCGCTGAACCGCTTCCACTACACCGAACAAGTGCGCACCGCCGTGCAGGTGCAGCGCGACTACACCTTCACCCATCCGCGCTATAGCCAGCAGCACACTGCCACTGGCGATCAGGACCTGAACAACCAGCACAAAGACTACGAACGCTACGACTACCCAGGCCGTTACAAGCGCGATATCGCCGGCAAGCCCTTCACCAAAACCCGCCTGGCCGCGCTGCGCAACGACGCCAAGTTGGCGCACCTGGAAGGCGACGATGAGCGCCTGCAACCCGGGTTGGCGTTCGACCTCAACGAGCATCCGCGTGAAGACTTCAATGACCGCTGGCGAACCATCGCCATCAGACACGAAGGCAAGCAGCACACCAGCTTGCAGGAAGAGTCGTTCGGCAGTGGCCTTGGTACGTCTTACTCGTTGAAAGCCAGCGCCATCCGCTGGACCTCGGATTGGAAAGCGCCACTGCGTGACAAACCGTGCATCGACGGCCCGCAAATGGCCACGGTGGTCGGGCCTCCCGGCGAGGAGATTTATTGCGATGAATGGGGCCGGGTCAAGGTGCAGTTTCCGTGGGACCGTTCGGACAAAAACAACGACCAGAGTTCGTGCTGGATCCGTGTCGCTCAAGGCTGGGCAGGCGCGACGTGGGGGGCCATGGCCGTGCCGCGCGTGAATCAGGAACTGATCATCAGCTTTTTGGATGGCGACCCTGACCAGCCTATCGCCACGGGCCGCACCTACCGCCAGACCAATCTGCCGCCGTATGAGCTGCCCAAGCACAAGACACGGATGACCATCAAAAGCCGCACTCATAAGGGTGATGGCTTCAATGAACTGCGTTTTGAGGATGAGTTGGGCCACCAGGAGGTGTTTATCCATGCCGAGAAAGACAAGAACGTTCATATCAAGAACAACAACACTCACTACGTGGGTAACGACCGAAGCGAGAAGGTCGAACACGACGAGCAGGTAGAAATCGGCCGCAACCGCAGCAAGCGAGTAGGTAACGATGAGCACATTGCTATTGTGCAGGATCAGCATCTGCAACTGGGCCGTGACCGAATTGAGACGCTGGGACGTAATCATCGCACCAGCATCGGCGGGGACCGCGTCGAGGAAATTGCCAACAACCGGCATGATAAAATTGCCGCTGACCATAATATCCAGATTGGAGGCAGTGCCGAGCAATCAGTCCAAAACCGCTACTCCCTGTGCGCAGGGCAACGCATTGAGCAAAAAACGACAGTGTTCGATGTTTCATCGGGCGAACGCATTGTCCTGAGGGCCCCCGGTGGCAGCATCACGATTGATAGCGATGGCATTACCCTTGATGGGCTGACCATCAAGATCAAAGGCCCCGTCACCACAGATGCAATCGGTATGGGCAACCCGCTCGGCAGCCCACCATCCCCCGCCGCACCACTTGGAGCATTCCTGGGACGTTACACGTTGCTGAAGAACGATCAACGTGCTTTCGCGGGCTATCGATATCGCATCACTGATGGCGCCACCCTACTCAGCGAAGGCCTCACCTGCCCCCAAGGGGCAACTGACTGGACTGTTACCGAGGCATCCAGACCCGTGCAGGCCCACAAGGCAATCATGCGCGACGATCAGCGAATCACCGAAACCTGGCAGCCCTATCTGATGGCTTTCGATGATGAGACCCCACCTGTAGAGACCAAGGTCATTTTTCCTGATGACTTTCTTGCCCATTACAGCGAAGGCCTCGACTGA
- a CDS encoding IS3 family transposase (programmed frameshift) — MSRQRYPEEFKIEAVKQVTEKGKPVADVAQRLGMSVHSLYAWIKVYSKPQEQRQQDDDQQAELRKLRAELKRVTEERDNLKKGRRVLCQGVRLKYAFIKKHSTDYPVRRLCQTLKVHPSGYYAWLAEPQSARAKEDQRLLGLIKHAWLESGGVYGYRKIHDDLRELGEECGRNRVRRLMQAEGLRSQTGYRRRPGFYGGKPTVASPNHLARQFKVSEPNKVWVTDITYIRTYEGWLYLAVVLDLFSRQVIGWSMKPRMCSDLAIDAMLMAVWRRKPQQQVMIHSDQGSQFSSSDWKSFLKANNVISSMSRRGNCHDNAVAESFFQLLKRERIRRKIYTTREEARSDIFDYIEMFYNPKRRHSSAMQLSPVEYEKRYFLSLESV; from the exons ATGAGTCGTCAGCGTTACCCCGAAGAATTCAAGATCGAAGCGGTCAAGCAAGTGACCGAGAAAGGCAAACCTGTCGCCGATGTCGCCCAGCGCCTGGGCATGTCCGTGCACAGTCTTTACGCCTGGATCAAGGTCTACAGCAAGCCCCAAGAGCAGCGTCAGCAAGACGACGATCAGCAGGCCGAACTGCGCAAGCTACGCGCTGAACTCAAGCGCGTGACGGAAGAGCGAGACA ATCTTAAAAAAGGCCGCCGCGTACTTTGCCAAGGAGTGCGGCTGAAGTACGCCTTCATCAAGAAGCACTCGACTGATTACCCGGTGCGGCGCCTTTGCCAAACCCTCAAGGTGCACCCCAGCGGCTATTACGCCTGGCTGGCCGAGCCTCAATCTGCCCGAGCAAAAGAAGATCAACGTCTGCTTGGCTTGATCAAACACGCTTGGCTGGAAAGCGGAGGTGTATACGGCTACCGCAAAATTCACGATGACCTGCGTGAGCTGGGAGAGGAATGCGGCCGAAATCGAGTCAGGCGCTTGATGCAGGCGGAGGGGCTGCGTTCTCAAACGGGCTATCGGCGGCGTCCAGGGTTCTATGGTGGAAAACCAACAGTGGCCTCGCCCAACCACCTCGCGCGGCAGTTCAAGGTAAGTGAGCCGAACAAGGTCTGGGTGACAGATATCACTTACATCCGCACCTATGAAGGGTGGCTCTACCTCGCGGTAGTGCTGGATCTGTTCTCACGCCAAGTAATTGGTTGGTCAATGAAGCCAAGGATGTGCAGCGACCTGGCTATCGACGCGATGTTGATGGCTGTTTGGCGACGCAAGCCTCAGCAGCAAGTTATGATTCACTCAGATCAAGGCAGTCAGTTCAGTAGCTCGGATTGGAAAAGCTTTTTGAAGGCCAACAATGTAATCAGCAGCATGAGCCGGCGGGGAAACTGCCACGACAATGCTGTAGCCGAGAGCTTTTTCCAGCTTTTGAAGCGAGAGCGAATCCGACGAAAGATCTACACAACCCGTGAAGAAGCCCGAAGTGATATTTTCGATTACATCGAGATGTTCTATAACCCTAAACGCCGACACAGCAGTGCTATGCAGCTGTCTCCAGTAGAGTATGAGAAACGCTATTTCCTGAGCTTGGAGAGTGTCTAG
- a CDS encoding type II toxin-antitoxin system HicA family toxin — protein sequence MSNAHELARGHKRLLPLIEHALSEGWNVSRTPGGHLKFVKPGLPPIYTRATASDHRAERNARAMLRRAQRHAMTAEHPAQEGADYD from the coding sequence ATGTCGAACGCCCATGAATTAGCCCGTGGTCACAAGCGACTACTTCCGCTGATTGAACATGCCCTGAGCGAGGGTTGGAATGTCTCCCGAACACCTGGCGGGCACCTCAAATTCGTCAAGCCGGGCTTACCGCCGATTTATACCCGCGCGACAGCCAGCGATCACCGGGCAGAACGCAATGCGCGCGCCATGTTGCGTCGTGCACAACGTCACGCCATGACGGCGGAGCACCCTGCTCAGGAGGGGGCCGACTATGACTGA
- a CDS encoding AlpA family phage regulatory protein, producing the protein MSEQNSAPAERRILRRPEVEAKTGFKRAYLYSLMKAGQFPKAIKLGVRAVGWDSAEIDQWITDRLKERV; encoded by the coding sequence ATGTCTGAACAGAACTCGGCTCCAGCGGAGCGACGCATTCTCCGCCGGCCTGAAGTTGAGGCCAAGACAGGCTTCAAGCGCGCCTATCTTTACAGCCTCATGAAAGCGGGCCAATTCCCCAAAGCCATAAAACTTGGCGTCCGTGCCGTTGGCTGGGACTCCGCTGAGATCGACCAGTGGATCACTGACCGTCTTAAAGAACGCGTCTGA
- a CDS encoding VRR-NUC domain-containing protein: MPVIPIARTLAHVIDKAYRAYRANQAYENAKTAAELAQLAVEINERRKQIKKVLQDTIEAMTREIDRKSSTFAAVDRGGNSTVSRRGKENVNFKEYIERKVPFRPAISQVCTVALQVPIKVPRRIRKKIAGDRVETTIEVALKQFTASLFFESVDEALEWRSPLKAEPNYNRSSQKALLGDPTTRPKRFGSAIQPFWPRPSSLAPDLVVVEYRQEPFEIENVFAAVEIKFPGDWVKQTQIDQYAELMTPRTGISRKKIGREKVALLRVPEDCTGFETDDKQPPTSKGTKNRR, encoded by the coding sequence ATGCCAGTAATCCCCATTGCCCGAACTCTCGCTCACGTTATCGACAAAGCCTATCGGGCCTACCGAGCAAACCAGGCTTATGAAAACGCCAAAACTGCCGCCGAACTGGCCCAGCTTGCCGTAGAGATTAACGAGCGAAGAAAGCAGATTAAAAAAGTTCTTCAAGACACCATCGAAGCAATGACGCGTGAAATCGACCGCAAAAGTTCCACGTTTGCCGCAGTAGACCGGGGTGGCAACAGCACGGTTTCTCGAAGAGGGAAGGAGAACGTGAATTTCAAGGAATACATCGAACGTAAAGTACCTTTTCGCCCAGCTATCAGCCAAGTCTGCACAGTCGCCCTGCAGGTGCCGATCAAGGTGCCACGCCGCATTCGCAAGAAGATCGCGGGCGACAGAGTGGAAACCACGATTGAGGTTGCACTCAAGCAGTTCACGGCCTCGTTGTTCTTTGAGTCCGTGGACGAGGCGCTGGAATGGAGAAGCCCACTCAAGGCCGAGCCGAACTACAACCGCAGCAGCCAAAAAGCGTTGCTTGGCGATCCAACAACTCGCCCCAAACGGTTTGGCAGCGCGATACAGCCATTCTGGCCTCGCCCGAGCTCTCTGGCACCGGATTTGGTGGTAGTGGAATACCGTCAGGAGCCCTTTGAGATCGAAAACGTATTTGCGGCGGTCGAGATCAAGTTTCCAGGGGATTGGGTAAAACAAACACAAATAGACCAATACGCTGAGCTTATGACGCCGAGAACTGGAATCAGCCGAAAAAAGATTGGGAGGGAGAAAGTGGCCTTGCTACGCGTTCCGGAAGATTGCACTGGCTTTGAAACGGATGACAAACAGCCCCCTACATCCAAGGGCACCAAAAACAGGAGGTGA